GTAAGAAATGAGTGCAGTTTGGAGAGGCGCAGGGACTGTCTTCAGTGGAATGATTAAGGCGCTCGCTTTTCAGAGAATGCGAGCGGACCGGAAGGAGAATGGAGGGCGGAGGGGCAGAAAGGTGACGCCATCCGCCGAGTGTGGGCTGACCTGTAAACTCCCCCATGCCCTTCCGGTCCCGTCTTTGTGGACGGATCGACGCATCGAAATCTAAGTGGCGGGGGTAGCCCCGCCCGCCAAGCTCGCGCAGGATCGCGCCCGCCCCGCCTCCTCTAGCAGTTGAACCATTTTGGTCGGGAGACGCTCCCAGCCGACATGTTATGGTTGTCATTTGATTGGAGGGGACAAGCGAGGTGGCGTCACCCTTTGCGCGTGTCGGGCTTAGATTGGCCGAACTGTCACCCCTCTCATTGAGGGCACGTGGCCAGGAGTAAGGGAGGGGCAGGCAGGAAGGAACAACCTGAGATCTGAGTATTACCAGCATTTCCTGCTTTTAGTTCAATTTCCTCACACCATGCAGCTGGGAGTGTTGAGTGGCAAGGTAGCCGTGGTCACCGCCTCCACCAAGGGGATTGGATTGGCCATCGCCCGCCGCTTGGCCCGGGATGGTGCCCAGGTCATGATCAGCAGTCGGAAGCAGGACAATGTGGACCAAACCCTAGCGCAGCTGTTGGCTGAGGGTCTGAGTGTCTCGGGCATTGTCTGCCATGTGGGAAAAAAGGAGGACCGGGAGGTGCTGGTCAATGAGACGCTGAGGCGCCATGGAAAGATCGACATCCTGGTCTCCAATGCAGCGACCAATCCATTTGTTGGGAGGATGTTGGACTGCTCAGAGGAGGGCTGGGACAAAATCTTCGAGATCAACGTCAAGGCGCCTTTCCTCCTGACCAAGCTGGTGGTGCCACACATGGAGCGACAGGGTGGGGGCACCATAGTGCTGGTGGGCTCTATCGCTGGCTATCGGCCTGCACCCTTTATTGGGCTGTACAGTATCAGCAAGACAACGCTGCTGGGCCTGACCAAGGTGCTGGCTGATGAACTGGCTCCTGCCAACATCCGTGTCAACTGCATTGCCCCGGGTATCATCAAGACCCAGTTCAGCGCTTCCCTGTGGTCGGACGACAACTCGCGACAGCGGTTTGAGGAGACCATTTCAATGCGTCGGATTGGTGAGCCAGAGGAGTGCGCCGGCACTGTCTCCTTCCTCTGCTCACAGGATGCTGCCTACATCACTGGAGAGACTATCGTCGTGGCTGGAGGTTTTGACTGTCGGCTGTGAACCAATGTTCCATCTGGGACATTTTCCATGACTTCCAAATCTTCCTTTCCAAGATTCTTCATGCTTCTCGTCTCTGTAATCTTCTGCTGTCCTCACACCAACTGTCATTTATGTGTTCTTTTTACTCTGGCCTCATGCATATTTGTCACTCCTTCATTCTACACTATCTCCCTAACCTCTTGCAATCCTCTGTGAACTCTGTATTCTTCTAAGTCAAGCCTCTTGCACTTTATTCACCCTCCATTGATTGGCAGTCGTGTCTTCTGCTGCTTCAGCCATAATAATTACAATTTCTGAACTTCTATCCTCTCAGTCCTCCTCATTAATACCTCGTTTTTTGATCAATGTGTGATAATATTGATATGTGATCATCATAGCCAACTTTTGTCTGATTTTTCTCTTTGAAGCTTTATTTGAAAATTTACCTACATTAAGGGCACGATGCAATGTGATTTGTGACTTCATATTTCAACGCATAACTAATATTTACTTATGTAATATTTACTCTGAAGTGGCCTGACCACTCCATTGCATCACATTTCTTGGTCATTGTGGGTGTTCTGAATtgcagggaattttggaaaatcataacaaATACCTCTAACATCTCCACAGCGACCTCTTTAAACCCTAGAATGtagagcatgaaatgaaatgaaatgaatgaaaatcgcttattgtcacaagtacacttcaaatgaagttactgtgaaaagcccctagtcgccacattccggcacctgttcggggaggctgttacgggaattgaaccgtgctgctggcgtgccttggtctgctttcaaagccagcgatttagccctgtgctaaacagcccctatcaggTCCAAGGGATTCATTCACTTGAATCCTTCACTCTGAACATAATTGTTGGCCATATTCAGTTGGAACTGTTTTCTCCCAGAATGAAATATGCTCAAACCTTTTCTCGGAATAAAGAGCTGAGAAGGCATTAAATCAGTTTTATCAAGCATTTTCACATTCGGATGTGTCATTGTACAAATAATGGGGgtggtgcggtagcacagtggttggcactgtcgcttcacagctccagggtcccgagttccattcccggcttgggtcactgtctaggcggagtctgcacgttctccccgtgtctgcgtgggtttcctccgggtgctccagtttcctcccacagtccaaagatatgcaggttaggtggattggctatgctaaattgcccttagtatccaaaaaggttaggttgggttacggggatagcgtggagctGTGTGCTTAAGTACTTTGGTGCTTTTtcaaagggccggtgtagactcgatggactgaatggtctgcactgtaaattctatgattctaaatatatATTGTCCACTAAAGTATCTTTGTTGGATCCCATGGAATGAATGTTCCAGATAGAAAATAGAAACAATCTTTTTCATGTATATGATATAAAGAAACTGATAAAAGACTCTTCTTTGCATGTATTCTTGTGTTGGTAATACAATGACTCCAATCCATATTGATCAGTGGATAACCACTATTGACTGTTCCTCCACTGAGTGGCCATATCGCCAACAGCATTGTAAGAAGTTTTTCTGATGAAgactcatcaacctgaaacattgacCGTTTCACCCCGCACAAATGCaatctgacctgctgaatatttccagcagatTGTTTTTTTGAAAGAACTTGCTCCTGTTGTCTTGTTTTATCACAATTTCTATTTGTGCTTTCTCATGCTTATCAGCGCAGCCTGCCCCCTCCTCTGTTTGAAATCATGTCTGCTGAGTGACTGTTACACGGATGAGGTGACCATTAGGCTAAGGTGACACTCACCTGTCCTGAGACATTGGAATAGGCGAGGCATTATTTCTGTCAACACTGATTGACATTGCCAATAGGAACATAGCACCAGGACTTGACATCAGGTAAATGATGGGATATTACTGCTCCAGTCAATGGGGAACAGCCGTGCAGTGAGAAGGAAATAGAAATGAGTTGGGAAAAGATGACACCGTTTACTGAGTGTGGGTTTTCTAAAGGCCTTCCCACTTCACTCTGTTCCAAATCCAGTCAGCCCAATTTTTCTGGACCAATTGACCTGCCGCATTCCACCCAAGGGAAACGGTGCTCCCACATTCATTGGGCACTGATTAGCTGTGGCACCAGTTAGGTTGTGCCCACTCATGGTGGATTACATGCGGCCAGGAACTATACTGTTGCTGCCTCTTGATTGGCCGCTTAGCCAGGTGGAGTGGCATTCCCTTATGGGGGCATTGTGCACTGATTTGCTGAGCTGTGACCCCATCCATGTAGCATGTGACCAAGTGGGTCAGATTTCCTTTTCATGCCACCATGCAGCTGGAAGTGTTGAATGACTAAGTGTTCCTGGTCTCCACCTCTACTGACAATATCGGGCTGGCCAATGCCAAGCCTTGCCTGAATGAGGCCAAGATGATAATCACAGAGTCCTGTGACAGCGGCAGATCAAGGGGCTGAGAACTAGTGGACTCACTGTCTCGCGGTTAAGAGGAAGGACTCCAAGGTACTGGTCAGTGAAATGCAGAAGTATTGCGGAACCATCAAAATCCTAGTGTCTAAAGCTGCAGCAAATCCCTTGTTAtgagccagagtttagagaaccccaaagtgtatcatggagttcacctcacccacaacttttaatagattgtggttataagaacataagaactaggagcaggagtaggccatctggccccttgagcctgctccaccattcaatgagatcatgggtgatcttttgtggactcagctccactttccggcccgaacaccatcacccttaatccctttattcttcaaaaaactatctatctttatcttaaaaacatttcatgaaggagcctctactgcttcactgggcaaggaattccatagattcacaaccctttgggtgaagaagttcctcctaaactcagtcctaaatctacttccccttattttgaggctatgccccctagttctgctttcacccgccagtggaaacaacctgcccgcatctatcctatctattcccttcataatcttatatgtttctataagatcccccctcatccttctaaattccaacgagtacagtaccggtctactcaacctctcctcgtaatccaaccccttcagctctgggattaacctagtgaatctcctctgcacaccctccagtgccagtacgtcctttctcaagtaaggagaccaaaactgaacacaatactccaggtgtggcctcactaacaccttatacaattgcagcagaacctccctagtcttaaactccatccctctagcaatgaaggacaaaattccatttgccttctcaatcacccgttgcacctgaaaaccaactttctgcgactcatgcactagcacacccaggtctctctgcacagcagcatgttttaatattttatcatttaaataataatcccttttgctgttattcctaccaaaatggataacctcacatttgtcaacattgtattccatctgccagaccctagcccattcacttagcctatccaaatccctctgcagacttccagtatcctctgcactttttgctttaccacttatcttagtgtcgtctgcaaacttggacacattgcccttggtccccaactccaaatcatcgatgtaaattgtgaacagttgtgggcccaacactgatccctgagggacaccactagctactgattgccaaccagagaaacacccattaatccccactctttgctttctattaattaaccaattatggggagcacatgggcctaccTTACTGGTGTAGTGccacagagagttaaagtacttttaaattaaaacaatgtttatttatgaaaccagttaacacttcataaacccacagtaaacattttaacaactatcaacaccaataaatcccccaaagaatgcaGTACTCTATAAGCAATTAATTTTACCTTGCAACAaccataagacaaaaaagaaccctttttacagaaagacattaggtttaacttctctactaagAGCAGTTAAcattttgaaatcaccaaatgaacattctttagcttgcagagattcatacatatctttctgtgactgcagcttctccaaatctaaaacaaaactaaacacaccctgtagcagacaacccaaagcgaaagtaaaagcagacagacagctcagctccacccacactgacatcactgataaacacccatttcttaaaggtacatccacgacagctatttttaaaaacacccatttcttaaaggtactctcacatgacacctccccccaagaaaaaaaaccccatcaacttcaagctggtttcatttttcatcttttccactttcctttaagaaatatggacagtgaatataTATTTCATGTTTAACAAAACAAGACACGCAAACATTTGTAATACCATAGTCCATTTtaattcttcctccaactgaactcCTTGATTGACAGccgctttggacaagaaggtctctgcatgatcaatccatttctctacgctttggcatttctctttaaagtcagatactttagttcaatctgatcacagagtcccttgtaattctccaacacaggagcattggttatcacagcttttaggcagtcaaatgcctgttgaaactccgttgTCCACTtagatttttgacgtttcttcagcaagtccatcagtggggcACCCACAGTACAAACATTTGGCACAAATGttagatcaaatccactcatgcgaagaaattgcattatttccctttgtgttgagggtattggaaactctccaataacttttgttttcacatcccgtgggatcattcgaccctgtctgattgtatagccaaggaaagtgacttgggcttttccaaattcacttttggctaggtttcccaccaaacccgcctcctgaagtcgatcgaataactccatcagatgttttaaacgttcttttcatgtctggctgaaaattaccagatcggcaATGTATCccgtacaattgggtaatcctgaaatgactttgttagttaaccgttgaaatgtggctgggcgtttttcatgccaaatggcataactttgaattggtatataccacaaaagctgaaatatccttcgccctaacggataaaggtatctgccagtaacctttaagtaaatccaatttggaaataaaagctgattgtcccaacgtctcaatgcaatcctccaaatgtgggataggataagagtccattcttgtaactgcgttaacctttctatagtccacacagaaccgttgggtaccatctggtttatgtaccatcactatgggtgagctccattggctgcaacccacttcaattatgccattttaaagcatactttcaatctctttgtgccaattttaaagggttatgtctataggatgttgtttgattggaacagcacttcccacatcatcatgtatagccatttcagtacttcccaacttatctccacaaacttgcccatgtgatatcaataactctttcagttcaTTCagttttttcctctggaaggtaactcaacaatttatcccaatttttaagaacatccttgttttccaatttaatttgaggtatgtcaaattcacagtcatctggatttggttcgtcactttgagttagaatcattaaaacctcctccgtttgctctccttccctttcaaagtacctgttaagcatattcacatgggacactcggtgagttttccttctgtctggcgttcttaccacataattcacctcacttaatttccgttcaatctgataaggtccacaaaaccttattTTCAAAGGTTcaactaccactggtaacaatactaaaactttatctccactggcaaaactacgaactttggatttcttgtctgcttcccgtttcatcacattttgtgcaactattaaatgttgtcgagccaattcccttgctctgtttaatcgttccctaaaatttgacacggaatccaataatgtaagttccaatttctcactcaccaatttttccttaatcaatttaagtgttcctcttacctcatgaccaaaaattagttcaaaaggactgaatttggttgattcattaggtgcatccctaattgcaaacagtacgaatggaattcctttatcccaatcctctggataatcttgacaataagccctcaacattgtctttaatgtctgatgccacctttctaacgctccctgcaattctggatagtacgcagttgatttaaattgttttattcctaagctatccataacttctttgaataacctcggggtaaaatttgatccttgatccgattgtatttctgtgggtagtccgtatctagtaaagaattgaagtaactcctccacaatctttttagctgtaatattacatactggaatggcctctggaaacctagtagacacatccattatagtcaaaagatattgattcccactttttgttttaggaagcggtcctactcgatcaattaagacccttgtaaaaggatcCTCAAATGctcgaatgggtattaagggtgctggttttatcactgcttgaggtttcactatcacttgacatgtgtgacatgatcgccaaaatttaaccacatctttatgtagtccaggccaataaaaatgtttttgtattttagcttgagttttccttactcccaaatgacctcacactggtacctcatgtgctactcgcaactcctctctataccctactggcaatactacttgatgaacttctgcccacttttcatctgcctgcatatgtaaaggtctccatttcctcatcaagacatcatttttacggtaataacactccggtacaCTTAGATTCCTCTtcggtgtatgctttctgatacatccgttttatttctctatctttctggtgtaactccgccaattttcctgaactaaaaatatccgcctcatcctccacctgttcttgttttttttcaaccatctgatcaaaaatcgtttctgataattgcacttcaacttcatcttcactgtttgatttctcctcttgccttaacctgtgactttgcaaccttgttactacacaatctggaaaaatcccaggatattcatccttcaacacttcagttgtctgattttccactggcttatcaaccacagtaggcatcactcctacctgcgatccagctatatcattacccaagataaactgtattcctggacaagatattttctctattactcctactaccacttcaccactcttcactggactttccaaccttaccttatataatggaacactactcttctcaccttgaattccacatattaccatcttttctggcaacatttttctcaaaccacataactcctcatctcttaccattaaagattgactagctcccttatctcttaaaattgtgacttctttacctgctccttctggtacacatgagtaaactttacccacacaagtaaattctttaaagagatctggcacctccttatcaatcacctcttgatcaggctgtacagtcttttgcaccttcgcttcacttgggatttcctttaccactttaacaaaccccactgtcttatcctgttttatcacatcagccttcccagtgcttttcttcaaccaccaacactgtgactttacatggcctagtttattgcagtgaaaacatttgaaacttttcatgtctcttccactctcctgggctacttttttaatctgaggtacactctccttattatctcccatcagatctcctttacctctaccacttgagtacttCCCTTTtccacagtttctatccctcacaggctgaaactgatggcggaaaccaagctttgatttatgaactaattcataatcatctgccatttctgctgctaacctcacagttttaaccctctgctcttccacatgagttctcactacatcaagaattgaatttttaaactcctccaaaagtataatttctagagagcttcatacgtttggtctattttcaaagcccttatccatctatcaaaattactctgtttgatcctttcaaactccatatatgtttgaccaggttctttccttaaattgcta
The window above is part of the Scyliorhinus torazame isolate Kashiwa2021f chromosome 12, sScyTor2.1, whole genome shotgun sequence genome. Proteins encoded here:
- the LOC140386558 gene encoding dehydrogenase/reductase SDR family member 4-like, whose protein sequence is MQLGVLSGKVAVVTASTKGIGLAIARRLARDGAQVMISSRKQDNVDQTLAQLLAEGLSVSGIVCHVGKKEDREVLVNETLRRHGKIDILVSNAATNPFVGRMLDCSEEGWDKIFEINVKAPFLLTKLVVPHMERQGGGTIVLVGSIAGYRPAPFIGLYSISKTTLLGLTKVLADELAPANIRVNCIAPGIIKTQFSASLWSDDNSRQRFEETISMRRIGEPEECAGTVSFLCSQDAAYITGETIVVAGGFDCRL